CTatgtgttagatttttttttttaggctccATGTACAAGTGAAAACACgaggtatttgtctttctgtgcctggccttattcacttagcataacatcccCCAGGCTCATCCATATTGTCgcaaatgacataatttctctctttttaaaggctgcatagtattccattgtatatacaccccattttctttatccattcatggtTGATGGACCCTTAGGTTGAGTCCATaatttggctgttgtgaataatgttgaAATAAACATGGAAGTACAGAGGTCTCTGACATAGCGGTATCAAATCTTTTGTTTATGCGCTCAGAAGTGGGGTTACTAGGATTATTATGGTAActctgtttctagttttttgaggaatctccagattgttttccataatagctgtattagttaaataaattaatattggtAATGCATCTGGAGTAATGCTTGAGGTATAGTAAGCACTgtatgtttgttaaatgaatgaatgaacaaatgggtgaatgaatgagtacATGATAATAGCTGCATGGTGatctattatatggatataccttactttattttactctctgtgtataccagtggtccccaacctttttgggtTCAGGTGCTCAAATAAGGTCATCAAGGCTTCATCTGTCTGTCCATCACTGTGACAGATTCTCCACCTATGAGCAAGAGAGCCCAAGGCCCATCCTTTCCAGACTCACACCCTTTCAGGTCAGCAATCCCAGCAGAAAGGGTCATCTTTCCCAAGAGCTTGTGCATAAAAGCCCTGGGGAAGACTTTGGATGACTTGGCTTGGGTCACTTTCCTGCCCCTGAATTGTGGTTATGGAGATTTGTAATGGCCAAGCTTAGGTCACACGCCCATGATCAGTTGAGTGTCTCAACCAAACTACATAGAATAAGCGAGTCCTTCCCAGAAAAGAGGGAATtctgttcccaggagaatgggagaagaagTACAGGACCCAAAACAGtgaatttctcattttacagatgagggaacagaCCAGTAGTATGGTAGTTTAATAGTTAAGCATGGAAGCTCCGGAGTTCCACCCACTTGGATTCATTTTCTTGGTAAGGTTAACGGCTTTAGggtctgcatctgtaaaatgggcataactGAAGATAAAGGGCAAGAATAAAATGGACAGTAATATAGTCTCTGCATCATAGGGTCAGTGGTCCGAGGGAGGGACTGAATGGGTTAAAAGACATAAAAGCGCCTAGCACAGGCTTGGTAGTAGGAAGCCGTTGGTAAATGAAGCCATTTACTGTAATGTCATTAATAATCAAGGAGCCTTGAAGATGACGTGTCTGGTAAGTCACTCCAGCTTCTGGCTCCTGGGGGTTTCCTTCTAACTTGGGAGGCAGGGAGACTACGCAGCAGTGACTTTGCTTTCCTTCCTGTTGCAGAGTCAAGCAGCATGGATGCAGTCAGCCAAGTCCCCATGGAAGTCGGGCTCCCCAAGCACATCCTGGACATCTGGGTCATTGTCCTCATCATCCTGGCCACCATTGTCATCATGACCTCCTTGTTGCTGTGCCCAGCCACTGCGGTCATCATCTACCGTATGCGGACTCATCCGGTCAtcagtggggctgtctgagaacCTTCTGGGAGGGCCAGGTGAGGGATGAGGACAGGagtccctcccccagcctcatcCCTGTTCTCAGAAAAGCAGAGCAGCAGGAGGGACTTTGGAGCTTGGACCTCCGTTCTGGTTTTGATTCCGCCACCGACCAGCTGTGCGAATTTGGTTGAGAGTCCTAACTCTATGAGTTCCAGGTTCCTTATCTTTCAAATGGGGGTTGTGTTCCCTGCCCttcctacctcatagggttgtaaGAACCAAAGGACTTAGTCGCGCCGAAAGCCGTTTATGAGCAGTAAAGTcgccacagacacacacacacacacacacacacacacacacacacacacaatgtgatGCTGAGCGCTGAGAAGCTTTGAAGAACCAAAGGACCTGGTTGCTGGTGATGGCCTCAGCGGTAGCGAGGGAGAGCCTGGCATCGCAGCAGCCTTTGCCTGTGCCCCTCAGGTCGAACCACGCAAAGGACACCCTATACACCCTATCCTTATCCCTAGGGGCCAGCGATACATTGGCTCAAAGTTATTCTCTTCAAGGTGGCCCTGCCTTGTGTTTTCTCAGTTGGGAGGGAACTGAGtatggcaggggggagggagatggGTAGAACTTCCCAGAACCTTCTCTGTGCCAGAATCTCCGACCCTATGTAATCCGGAGGAGGGTTCTGCCACCTATTTCCAATGACAAGGGAGTTGGGGTGATGGGCTTCTTCCTGCACTGGAGTCTCATGTCTTTGTTAGCTTTGACACTTAAGCAATGTTGGAAAATGTAGGATGGCTGAGTTCCTTGCCCAGCTTTTAGGACCTCCAGCCCCCACGCCCTCGTGTGCCCCACCCTAGGGGAGGCTGTGTCCCTCTGCCCAGCTCCTGCAACAGTTAGCTCCGTGTATACTCCTTCACTCCCTCCCACCAGCGCTGCAGCCGATCCAaggaacttatttttatttttttatttttttttgagacagagtctcactttgttgcccaggctagagtgagtgccgtggcgtcagcctagctcacagcaacctcaaactcctgggctcaagcgatcctcctgcctcagcctcccgagtagctgggactacaggcatgcgccaccatgcccggctaatttttttctatatataatagttggtcaattaatttcttttttttaaatttatagtagagacgagggtctcactcttgctcaggctggtttcgaactcctgacctcgagcaatcctcccgcctcggcctcccagagtgggaaCTTATGTTTTAAGAGACGTTTCCAGGACTTTTGGAACCAAGTCAAGACAGTGATGGTTATTTTAGACGCTacgatttatatttatatagagatatTTCTGGACCATGCAAGCTCTTTGTTATCAAAATCAAGAGCATCTGGGGATTTATTAAATTATGTACGAAGATAGCACAGATATTGGGATATTATTGTGTGAAAATGAAGCTTTTTACCTTGATCTGATTTCATTGATGTACACAACCAATTTCCAATAAAGTGCTAGAATGAGCATGGCTGAGGTCTTTCTTTCAAGAGCACCTATTAAACTCAGGACTCAGGTAAAAGGATTTCACTGAATTTATGGGCTTTAGACACCGTTGGAATGTAGGaacagaaaggggaagagaagaagCAAATTAACTTCCAGGGTTCCAGTTTCAGCAAGTGGGTGAAGTTGTGCAGTTTACACAGGCAGATAATGCAGGGGGAAGAGTACATTTTCGATGTAAGATACCGAATTTAGTATTGGACGTATTGAGTCTGAGGTGCTTTGATATTCAGGGGGACGCTTTCAGGATGCAGTTGGAAAGCTGGGTCTATTCTTGGGCAGGATTTTGTGGCTGTGGTTATGGTTTGGGGGATCATCACGTATGATAGGTCTGCCATACAAGAGGGCTGGGTCAGAGCGTACAGACTGACAGGAGTGAGCTGCTAAATGCAGAGCTCGGAGGACACTAAACAGTGGAAAGGGAATAGAGGGGAGAAAGCAGGGAGATTGAGAAGGTCCTATGCAGGGAGGTGTTTCAGTAGGGCTGCCGTCATATTTTGTGGGTGAGGGAAGGAGTGGGAggttgggaagctgagacagcgAGAAGAGGCAGCTCTTCCCAGAAGCAGCACGAGGGTGTCATGAGAAAGTGGTGGAGGACATTTGTcctagtccatttgggctgctgtaacaaaatagcCGAGACCGGGTAAtttagaaacaacacaaattgaTTGCTCCTGGATCTGGAGGCAGGGAAATTCAcaatcaaggcaccagcagatcaGGGGTCTGTTGAGGGCCCACTCATAGATGGCAGACGggtgtccttacatggcagagggggcagacgggCGCCCCCTGGCCCCTTATACAAGGGCATTAATCCCCTCCACGAGATCAGAGTCCTTATGACCTACTCacctccaaaggccccacctctcaataccaTCAGCAAGGCTGGGTTTCAACATAcgtatttggggggggggggcacagacATTCAGACCAAATCAAGGGGACAGATATATATGTGATAAGATTCGGATTGCCTTGCTCAACCTCTCTtccagctttttttcttttgtgctttccTGGATGTCGAAGGCTGGAAAGTGAAAAACTACATTGAAAATGAAAACCTGCATTTCCCTAAATACGCTGTTGCTAGAGATTCAGAAGTGACTTAGGCTTTGCTCTCCAGATGCATGCACGCTGGGTTTTAGTTTGGAACCCTTTGGGACCCAGCTGAGCTGCAAGAGAGAGATGACAGGATGTGAGGCATTCACAGTGCTGGTGTGAATCCCACGGCTGGTGCAGAGTCTGATACCTGGATCGCAGTTGAGGTGGAACAGTACTGCAGCCCACAGCCAAGATTGTGGCTTTCTTATTCCCTAGCGTACCAATTTTTGCAGAAGTAGCAATTCCCTAAGGTGGCTGGCTTTGCAGCATTCATCTGGAAGGAATTCTAGTATCCCCTGCCTTCTCTGCTCCTGCAAtccttttaatgattttaagtGCATAATTCCCTTTATTAAAGGCTATTTAACTAACAGAGTACACCTTGATTGATCCAGATGgaagaaaaatctattaattcCTATCAATtattgacctagcaattctacatCTAAGCCCACCATGTGATTTAGCATCGGTGGGGGAAGAACTCTGTGAATGAGAGGCCAATGGTCTTGGAGAAATAAGATGCCAAGGAACTGGTGGTCTCAAGGAGATCTCAGAGAGATTGGTGGTGATGGCATGAAAACTTTGCTCAACAGTTTCTGAAATAGTACTATAAGGATAGTGAAATAATTATGTGAACATCATCTGAAGGTGTGAGACAACATATAgtgttttttgaaaagagaatgaaaatataaatttcaaatccaaatttcttgtccatttggaaaaataaagagcTGGTAATAACAGTTTAGAAAATTGCATCTATTGAAATTACTCCTTACCTTGTGCTATTTAGTTGTGTGGactgatttaaataaaacaaaaaaagtaaaaagaatgtgTGTGCACCTATAGGTGAGAATAGTACATGAACATATTTTCCATATGCTCCTGATACATGTCAGTTCACATTTCCACATTTAACACTTACTCTCCTTACTGGAGTTAGCAGAAATAccattttggaagaaaaagatGTTTGGTAAATCAGAACATTATTTCTTGTAATAACTGAAGAGCATTAATAACCCTTCTTCcacactcctccctccccaaccccaactCCAGAAATAACCAACTAATTTGAGAATGACTATAAGAAatatgagaggccgggcgcggtggctcacacctacaatcctagtactctgggaggctgaggcgggcggatggctcgaggtcaggagttcaaaaccagcctgagcaagagcgagaccccgtctctactataaatagaaagaaattaattggccaaataatatacatagaaaaaattagccaggcatggtggcacatgcctgtagtcccagctacttgggaggctgaggcagtaggattgcttgagcccaggagtttgaggttgctgtgagcgaggctgatgccacggcactcactctagcctggcaacaaagtgagactccgtctcaaaaaaaaaaaaaaaaaaaaaaaagaaatatgagaaacaaTTGCAATGTTTTTATAGTCAGAGAAATGACCTGGTAAATATGGTACAAACAATGGAATGAAACACAGCAACTGAGCACTATCTATTACAATGGTAAGCAACAAAAAGTAAATTACAAAATTGTAC
This window of the Microcebus murinus isolate Inina chromosome 21, M.murinus_Inina_mat1.0, whole genome shotgun sequence genome carries:
- the SMIM3 gene encoding small integral membrane protein 3 — translated: MDAVSQVPMEVGLPKHILDIWVIVLIILATIVIMTSLLLCPATAVIIYRMRTHPVISGAV